The Chryseobacterium indologenes genomic sequence AAATGCCATTAATATCCCTTTGGGTGAGCTTCAAAATAATATTGAAACTCTTAAAGGAAAAAAAGTTGTTGTTTTCTGCAATAAAGGGATACAGGCAGATCAGGCGATGGAGATCTTAAAGAAAAACGGCGTAGAAGCTTATGACGGAACCACCTGGAAAAATGTAAAAGCAATCCAGGACGAAGGGGTAAAAAAATAAACTGATAAAAAACTTAACTATGTCACAAAAATTTCAGGAAATAATCAATTCCGAAAGACCTGTACTTATCGACTTTTTCGCTACTTGGTGCCAGCCATGTAAAGTACAGTCTTCTGTTTTAAATACAGTAAAGGAAAATATCGGCGAAGGAGCCAGAATCATCAAAGTAGATGTGGATCAATACCCTGCTATCGCCGCACAATATGGTGTACGCGGAGTACCTACCCTGGCCATTTTTAAAAATGGGGAGCTTTTGTGGAAAGAAAGCGGAGTACATGATGTCAATACATTAACTCAGCTTCTGCAGCAATATATCTAATAAACAAAAGGCTGAGAAAGGATTATTTTTATCCTGCTCAGCCTTATATTTTACCACTGGAGTGAAAACTGGTCCCGATCATTTAGAAAACTGAAATGTTCCCTGAAATCTATTAATTCATCCATATTCAGCTCGGCGGATACTATATTTCCATTTTTATGGGAAATCTCTTTTCCATCAGCAAAAAAACAGTGAGAACTTTCCTGATATACCAGATTATTTCCGTCTGTTCCTATTCTGTTAAGGCCAAAAACAAAGGAAAGGTTTTCAATCGCTCTGGCTTTTAAAAGATGTTCCCATGCCCCTACTCTTTTTCAGGCCAATTGGCAACATACAAAATGGCATCATAGTCATCATTATTTCGTGCAAAGACAGGAAAACGAAGATCATAACATACCTGAAGCAAGAACCTTATTCCTTTATATTCAACAATAATCCTGTTTTTTCCCGGTGTGTATACCTTATCTTCCCCGGAAAATGAAAATAAATGCCTTTTATTATAGAAAGCAGTTTCGCCATCCGGCTGTACAAAATACATCCTATTGTAATATTTGCCATACTGTTCTACAGGAGCACTTCCGCAGAATGCTGCATTTTTCTCCTTTGAAATCTTTTTTAAAAACTCAAAAGATTCTTCGTGTCTGTCCGATACTTCAGAAGCTTCCATACAAAATCCTGTTGAAAACATTTCAGGCAGGAGAAACAGGTCAGCATCCTGGTTTTGAAGCCCGCGCTCTATTGCTTCGAAATTTTTAGTCTTATTTTTCCAGATGATATCTAAATTGAGTCCGGCAACTTTCATCTTTTTATTTTTAAATTATTATACGATCTATGTATAAAAATACAATTTTATAATTACAAACAACAATTGTACAAATAGAATCACACGAAAAAGCAGTGCTCTTACAATAAAAATTTAAAAACCAAGGGTAATTTTCTTAATAATATATTAAAGTCAATCAAATTTATAGCAATATATATCTTTCGGTTTTATTTTTGATGCAGATATTTTTTATTAAAATCATTAAAATTTAAAAAATTTATGAAGAAATTGGTTTTTATGGTGATGGTTTTCTTCTGTGGTGCAATGGCTAGTGCGCAGGCATATACAGGTAAAGGAGATCAAAAAATTCAGCTGGGTCTGAGTGCCTGGGGATATGGAACCGGGGTAACAGGAACTTATGATTACGGTCTCAACAAATTAATCTCTGTAGGAGGTGGTCTTAATGCTTACTTCAGCAACTATAAGGACAATGATAAGGACAACAGGGTTTTTGTTTTCGGGAGGGTAAATTTTCATTTAAATGAAGCATTAAATC encodes the following:
- a CDS encoding rhodanese-like domain-containing protein, with the protein product MRTKFWGLPVIISLIVIACKTNQSGNISTTNIKEIVKSSDVTLVDVRIPEQYTAGTAKNAINIPLGELQNNIETLKGKKVVVFCNKGIQADQAMEILKKNGVEAYDGTTWKNVKAIQDEGVKK
- a CDS encoding thioredoxin family protein, which encodes MSQKFQEIINSERPVLIDFFATWCQPCKVQSSVLNTVKENIGEGARIIKVDVDQYPAIAAQYGVRGVPTLAIFKNGELLWKESGVHDVNTLTQLLQQYI